The stretch of DNA GTAGCTCCCATTGTGAAATCACTTGGCATTCGATGTCAGTTGTAAATGGATGATTGCAGGCTTGTGTGGCACACAACATTGCTGAGACAGGATGTCAGGCAGCCCATCCTTTTGTTCTCCATAGGAGGCCATGCAAAGGCTGCTGAACTGGTTCCTCTACCAGTTCTATGGAAAGTGTCTCCCCACGGGACAGGGCAGGGAACACGGTACCTTACACAGGAAGGAGCAGGGATAGGGGACACGGTACCTTACACAGgaaggagcaggggcaggggacACGGTACCTTACACAGgaaggagcaggggcaggggacACGGTACCTTACACAGgaaggagcaggggcaggggacACGGTACCTTACACAGGAAGGAGCAAGGGCAGGGGACACGGTACCTTACACAGgaaggagcaggggcaggggacACGGTACCTTACACAGgaaggagcaggggcaggggacACGGTACCTTACACAGGAAGGAGCAAGGGCAGGGGACACGGTACCTTACACAGgaaggagcaggggcaggggacATGGTACCTTACACAggaaggggcaggggcaggggcacgGATAGGGGCAGGGATAGGAgcaggggtaggggcagggaTAGGGGAAGGGGCAGAGGTAGGGGAAGGAgcaggggtaggggcaggagcAAGGGCAGGGTACCTTAGAGGTGCACGTGGCTCTCAGCGGCTCCACCAGTCTGTCCAGTCTCTGCAGAACGGCGCTGGGGCTCAGAGACGAGAGTCTGGCCAGCATTATGAAGGTCAGCATCTGAATAAAAACGATATTACAGTTATGGAGTTATGGAGTATAGCCTATGTCAGATTTTTCACATTTGAACCAGTGTCTAATCCTTCCAACCTGTAAATCAGCTCAACCCCATGTCCTGtggactgcagtgtctgcaggtatttgctcataccttgcactacaccacctgatttcacaaattatttgacctgataatattttcagataataagcaaattagtgaaatcaggtatCGCGCACGATTGAGGCAAATGCCTGCAGAAACTGCAGCCCGCAGGACTTTGAGTTGAGGTGCACTGCTCTGAATAGTACAGAGCTGTTTAACAGACACTTACTGTCTACTGGAGGTTAGTTTAACCTCTTAAGGTCACATTATGGTATAAATAGCGCGGTACACCATAAAGAACAAAGCGTCTATTGTCTATGTCAGGTGTTACCTGCATATCTGTCAGTGTGGGGCACTGTAGTATGTGTTATTATGTGGAAGGgcccagggcagcctgtagcctagatgCTAACGTACGTAACCGGGACCCGGGAAGGTTGGTGTTTCAAGCCCTGGTGCAGCCACGATGAAATCCGTGCAGCTGTCGGGCcttagagcaaggcccttaactaaGGGGCTTAGTCTAATGCCGAGTTTAGACTACACGATCTTAGGCCTGATTTCCCACCTGCCGACAGCTTGTGGAGCTCACCGACAAAAGCCCCAGATTCGAGACGAGTCAGCGCTCTGGAAGCGGCGCTCGATCGCTGCGTCTGAACCGTTCAGAGACGCGATCCGAGACTCGCCGACGTGTGTCGAGAGGTATCAGGCGGGCTAAATATCTGGACCTGTCGGGGAGTCCAAAATCCTGCAGTGGGAAACCTGTTGTATCTGGCAGTGAGAACAGCAATGAcctacagccaatcagagcgcaaggcatggggggggggggggggggtaatcagCAGAGCACAACCAGAGACCCCCTCCATTCTGGCACAACATCAACAAACACGGCTAGGAGAGAGGCAGTAATATTAAATActtactgtaggctacatgtaATGGTGAGGTGCACCCTGACTTTTGCATATTGCTTTCATGCAAAGTACTAGAGAAATGTATTCGGAAATTTGAAGGAGCTATACaaagtataaaagtataaaatgtaagtgtgtgttgttaaattaattatacatttttgagGAATCAAAAGGTTTCCCGCATTTCCTGTGTCACTTCtcgcttgtgtgtttgtgataaaACAGTTTTGAGCACCAGACTGACTGGCCGGAGATTCTCCTGCTGAAAGATCTTGTAATATGTGACCCCCCCTGTTGCTGATCTGTCATGTAGTGGGCCATCCACAAGGACTTCAAGATGCCTGAACATAAGACCGAAAGTCGTGTTGGGCGAACAGTACAGCGATCTGACCACTTTGAAAGTCATGTAGTGTGTAGAGGgcataatcaactgtaagttgctttggattgccttgtgtatgccatagattataatagcactaATGTATAGTTATTTtagtactcggggtattctagctgccaaccgcgGTATGCTACTTGGTAAGCTGATATACTCTACGAGGCTTCAATTTGCATAAATATGACCATGCTAGGACTCGGGTCCTGCTCatacttgtccctgtgtttgatgtAGACTtaagtacgtcgctctggataagtccGCTAAATTCCTTtcacgtaatgtaatggataaaaTCATCAGCTCAATAACAAATGACGTCTCAATGCGGTCAGGACAGGAAGCTTCCCCTCGTTCCCTGTTACCCTGATGTCGTAGTGGTCCTTCAGCCCCTCCTCCACGTGGTTCAGGTACTGGAAGATGTCCAGACAGTCCAGGCAGCTGTCCAGCAGGGTGTACATGCACTCGAACGCCGCCTTCCGCACGTCTAGGCCGTCATCCACAGTGTGCTTGAAGGGTCCCATCTCCACCTGCAGCAGGACACCAGCTCTGCTCACTTACATACACCTTTCCCCAGCCCTTTCTGCCTTTTCCTGGTCATTGGTGAAAAGCTCTGAATTTGCAATTACCACATTAAgttgtttttcctgttttgtttccGACGCTGCACGAGTGTCAGTGGGAAGTGTTGGATATTTCACAGACCAGTTGGCAAGACAGCACGTGTTAACGCAATTACACAcggtttatttctgttttcacaCTGCTAgaatcagttttatttattttttctatcaTTGTCactaagggccagatttactgcGACCGCACCAACATACCCTCATCAGACCGCATTTTCTGCTGCAAGTTTCACATACGTAAATATGGCCCTAACTGCTTATACATGGACATTTTTCAGGGAATCATAAAAACAAGAAGTGTGCTACTATGCATGGTTCTTGATGTAAATCACTGAATATTTCATAGGCCATTTGACAAGAAAATGCTCATTCATCTCAGAATTTGAAACTGTAAGCCCTGTATTGTTTCTAATTTGATACTTTACTTGATTTGATCTGTGCAGACGGGTAAACGGTTTAGCGGTTTGCGCGGTGAAGGCGGTACGCTACCTCGCGGATGAGCTCTTTCCTGATCTGGGTTTCGGTGTAGAGGTGGGGCAGCACGGACCCCAGCAGACCGCGGATCAGGGTGGGCTTGTTGTGGGCGGCTGAGTTGAACATCACTAGGGCCACGCGCCGCACGTTCAGGTCTGGGTCCTGCAGCATCTTCAGGAAGTCCCCTGAGAAGGGCAAGGAATATCAGCCTCTTTGTTACCAgagctgggtcaaatacctGTTTCTGGCACCTTGACTGTCCCGAGCCCAGTAATACTGTAGAAGTATTTCAAGTTTTACAGGCATttcaaaaagtatttaaaaaatgtgtgacacaggtctgtttgtgttttcaagGATGTACGTGTATGTATCTATGTGTCTGACTGTTTAATGAGCTGCACTATGACAAATTCCTCTCAACTCTGTTGATATGGCAATAAAGTATAAagtgtattgtactgtactgtacactgtattgtattgtattgtattgttcgGGATGAAGGGCATTTATAGCGATCTGTTGAGGGTCTGCTCTTACCTATGCAGCCTTTAAGCAGGGCGTCGATGGGCTGTGGCTGGTCCACGATGGTGAACTTAATGGCTGTTACCACGGTACTGCGGGCATGAGGGGAccctgggaggggaggagggccAGTGAGTGATGCCACTGAGTTACAgaagcagtgatgtcactgtgagtGACGGAAGTAGTGATGTCATTGTGAGGCAGAGAAGCAGTAATGTCTGATGTCATTACAGAGCTGCATTTTCTCATTCTGATTCCACTATATTGTTGCACTGTTGCCAATTTAGTAGCTTCTTCGGACTAGAAATGCTTCCTTCTAAAATGGACAGCAACAAAATTTCCAAAGGTCtaatttacttttacatttacttgCACAAACTACATTCACAAACACTACAATTTACCAGTACAAATCTACTTTCAGAAATGCATTAATACTCTGTAAATATATAAGATATAATTATTGTGTTCATTACTTTAAAATATCAGTGCACAATCATGCACTTGATTTCATCATCAGGTGAATGTTATCATTACATCAGTATATCATCACATTTtatgttgttacattacatcacatttcattcacaaagtGTAACATTAACCTatcaaatgaaatgtatattGGAACAAGAAGATAGGATAAGAGATGATTATCCGACCTTACATAACTACACCTATAACAGTGTCCAGAAGGTAACCCAGTTAAAGGTAGTCAAGGCAGCCATTATATCCTAGTTCCTATGCCTCCCAGGGATACCCTTTGGAAATAAAATGGTGGTTCTCCTTACCTGAGGACAGTTGCTTTTTGAGGCGGGGCAGGAGCTGAGAGGGGTTGACCAGGGTGAGCTTTCCCAGACACTCGGCCACGACGTTTCGGGTGCCCTCCTCTGGACACTCGCAGTGCTTAAAGAGCAGGGCCCAGATCTCCTCCACATGGGGCTTGAGGCTCTCGGCCGTGGAGGCGCTGATCACCTCCTTCAGGGAGTGGAGGAGCAGGTACTGCCTCTTGGGCTGACTGCCGATCTCCTTCAGCATGAAGGGCAGGTACTCCTCCAGGTTGCCCACGCAGATGTTCCCCAGGGCGCAGGAGGCGGCCGACTTGACCTCCTCGTTGCTGGAGGAAAAGGCCTCGAGGATAATGGTCTTCAGCTCTTTCTGGCCGCCCAGGTTCATGGAGCGACCCACCTCTCCCAAGCAGAGGAAGGACAGAATCCTCGCCGGCTCCGACGACCGGGTGCTCTTGACCTCCTGGATGAGGTTTGCGATCGTTCCGGAAGCTTCTTTGGGGCACGCTGACGCGAGAGCGGCCACACACTTGGCCACAGAGTAGTACGACTGCCTGTGCAAGAGCATGGGGTCCGGGGCCCGCTGGGACCCGTAGAAAGGGCCTGTCAAAGCTTTCAGGAGTTCATGGTAACCCGTGTTGCTTGCCTTGATCACCACGAGCACCTGGAAGAactccaagatggccgccagcGCGCCGCCCTGCAGCAGGGGAGAGTGGACCAGGGCGAAGACCTCCGGCAGGATGGAGCTGCCGATCTtggccagggagggagggcagacCCTGGCCATGCAGGTGAGCAGGCCCAGGGCCACCTGGGACACGTGCATGTCGCTCTCGCCGATCAGCGCCGGCAGCTCCACGAGCACGGGCTCCATGGCGGGGGGCTTCAGGCCGTCGCTGTAGTTCCGCACGATCACGCTCAGGGCGGTCAGGGTGCTCAGCTTCAGGGCCCGCTGGTTCTTCCTCAGGAAGGAGCCCAGGATGGGGACTCCCTCCGTCAGCACGGGCCTCAGGTCGATCCTGAGGGGAGACCCGGCCACCTGGGTCAGGGTCTTCACCGTGGTCAGCCTGGTGATCTCGTTCTTCAGCCTCTCCAGGAAGATCTGCAGGGTTGGCTGGAGGTCCTGGCCCAGCTGGTCTCCCAGGTGACAGATGATGTGGCCCATGCAGGAGATGGCCCTCTCCTTCACCTCCTGGTCGATGTCCGCCGCCTTCAGCCGCTTCAGGGTCACGGAGAAAAGGTCCTTCACGTAGGGTTTGGCGTCGAAGGCGGGGGATGGAACCTCCTCCACGGGCCTCATGATCTTCACCATCTGCTGGGTGACCAGCAGGGCCTCGGAGGTGATCTTGTAGAAGGGGTCCTCCACGCACGCAACCACTGGCGGGAGGACGACCCGGATGTGAGGGTGGAAGACCCCCGCCGAGTGGTTGCACAGAAGAACGTGGAGGAATGACAGAGCATCGATCTTCATGTTGGAGGATGTGGACTTATCTGTGAGGGAGTACAGGATGCCTGCGGGGAGAGATCAGGAGTATTGTGGTGTTTGCGGTTTTGTCCTTTCAGTCAGCAGTCAGTTTTGGCCAGGGGTGCCTGCATGTTTCAGTGCTtgagtcattgattggctaattcAAAGTTATTGGCTAATTGGCTaattaattggctaaagagtcttaTAAGCCAAAACCGGGTAGCCGATCATGTGCAATTGAGGGCTGAGTGTATGTCGGTTTTCATTTcgaccaatcactacaccagcttaTTTCACTACTTAGGTTGAAGGTATGTTAGTTAGTGAAATCAGTTGGTGTAGTGAtaagttggaatgaaaaccgaCACATTATTGGGTACTTCTTTTTAAGACCCTTTAGCCACCTCTAACCTGTGGGACCTCCTAAAAAGTATGCTTTACTTGCCGAAAATTGTGCTCCTGAATGCACTCAGCAAAACCcaggaaatatatatatcatcTGGTGATTTTAAGTACACTACGTTTAGAGAAAAGTTCACCTAGTGAATAACTTTCTCATTCAGTGTACTCAACTTGCTGTTTTGGACAGGGTCTGAATTGCAGTAGGCAGAACTGCATGTTGAGTAAACAGtccatattttgaggacacagtagttagGAGGCTGGACCTTTTTGCTCACTGCTCAGCACACATTTTACATATCCATGTAAGACATATTTCTGGAATCACAGATGTTTTCATTTGACTTGTTAAGATACAGATGCTGTTTACTCCTCAAAGAGAGTACGCTGAAGTGCAGATACTTCATTCAAAACGGTGCTTGCATTTCCCCAGGGCCTCTCAACATTGTGCAAACACAAAGACATTTTAACGAGGCTAACGTGTTAAAGTAGGGCATCGGCGGTTACCGGGGATGAGCGCGGGAATGTGGTCTCCCAGGGCGCCCGGCAGCACGTTGGCCAGCTCGGTGAGAAGGGAGAAGCAGCCCTGCCGGCACTTCATGCTCTTCTCCTTCAGCTGCCGGTGCAGAGCCTTCACCACCGTGGGAACCTGCGCCACGGGAAGCCATGACCACCGCAtaaacacccaaacacacgTTCCCcggtgtaaaacccagctatgaacCTGCACCATGAGAAGCCATGAAGCCACCACATGAACTCCCAAACACACGTTCCCCGGTGTAAAACCCACCTATGAACCTGCACCACGGGAAGCCATAAACACCCAAAACATACGTTCcccggtgtaaaatccagctatgactggCTTGAACTGActagttaccagctgtttcaaaacataacatgagtgggtcaaaccatattgagtaCAGAGCTAGTCTGGGGGTGACATCAGTGGTAACAGCAGTtgtctagcagtcggagggttgccggttcgacaCGCTCTGGGCAAGgtgcctaacccccaaatgctcctgatgagctggttggtgccttgcatggcagccaatgagaagcatcaattgtacagtgctttggataagggcgctatataaattcctaccatttaccattggtctgaactgatcaaccagctgccagtcgtttcaaaacctagcttgagctgttttttaagCAAGGTTCTGTTCTTCCATTTTGTGCATAGTATTCTCCCTGCATGGATGGGCACATTCAAGAGGACCATAAAACACACTCTATGGAGGAAGCTGAATAATTACATGGCTGCTCTGTAGAACTGGGTTCTGGATCCAatcaacatttttctttctgaCTCACAGTTTAATGCAAAAGCCAGTGTTGTTGTTCACAAGCACATTTGGAGTTAATTTACGTTTGTGTTTAACCATTAAGCAGACACTCGTATCCAGGTCAGCTTAGAAAGCATACACAGAGTTAGGCAAAGTGCAGTAATATCATTTACAAGCAGCACAGCTTTGGGTAATGCAAATATACAACACTAAGTGACATACTCTAATAGGCACAAGAGTTTTAGGTC from Conger conger chromosome 14, fConCon1.1, whole genome shotgun sequence encodes:
- the cand2 gene encoding cullin-associated NEDD8-dissociated protein 2, producing MTNVSYHISNLLEKMTSTDKDFRFMATNDLMMELQKDSIKLDEDSERKVVAMLLKLLEDKNGEVQNLAVKCLGPLVSKVKEYQVETMVDTLCCNMMSEKEQLRDISSMGLKTVIAELPASSTGLTLTASVCKKITSQLMGALGKQDDVSVQLEALDILSDMLARLSGPLVSFHPSILSSLLPQLTSPRLAVRKRAIIALGHLVPSCSPALFTQLTEHLLSELARGPPTSATRTYIQCLATVSRQGGHRVGEHLEKIVPMVVKFCSVEDDELREYCFQAFEAFVRRCPKEMSPHISTVIKLCLKYMTYDPNYNYDSDDDQEDSMETEDGDDEDQESDDEYSDDDDMSWKVRRSSVKCLEAVIGSRRDLLPELYGSVCPALVARFREREENVKTDIFLAFISLLKQTAVTPGAKEDPSLSLLKSQVPTVVKALHRQLKEKSMKCRQGCFSLLTELANVLPGALGDHIPALIPGILYSLTDKSTSSNMKIDALSFLHVLLCNHSAGVFHPHIRVVLPPVVACVEDPFYKITSEALLVTQQMVKIMRPVEEVPSPAFDAKPYVKDLFSVTLKRLKAADIDQEVKERAISCMGHIICHLGDQLGQDLQPTLQIFLERLKNEITRLTTVKTLTQVAGSPLRIDLRPVLTEGVPILGSFLRKNQRALKLSTLTALSVIVRNYSDGLKPPAMEPVLVELPALIGESDMHVSQVALGLLTCMARVCPPSLAKIGSSILPEVFALVHSPLLQGGALAAILEFFQVLVVIKASNTGYHELLKALTGPFYGSQRAPDPMLLHRQSYYSVAKCVAALASACPKEASGTIANLIQEVKSTRSSEPARILSFLCLGEVGRSMNLGGQKELKTIILEAFSSSNEEVKSAASCALGNICVGNLEEYLPFMLKEIGSQPKRQYLLLHSLKEVISASTAESLKPHVEEIWALLFKHCECPEEGTRNVVAECLGKLTLVNPSQLLPRLKKQLSSGSPHARSTVVTAIKFTIVDQPQPIDALLKGCIGDFLKMLQDPDLNVRRVALVMFNSAAHNKPTLIRGLLGSVLPHLYTETQIRKELIREVEMGPFKHTVDDGLDVRKAAFECMYTLLDSCLDCLDIFQYLNHVEEGLKDHYDIRMLTFIMLARLSSLSPSAVLQRLDRLVEPLRATCTSKVKSGSVKQEFEKQEELRRSAMRAVAALLSIGEVEKSPAMADFASQIRSSPEMSSIFESVQRDTPSSSSSSACGPSEAMDTS